In one Salvelinus sp. IW2-2015 linkage group LG26, ASM291031v2, whole genome shotgun sequence genomic region, the following are encoded:
- the LOC111952366 gene encoding zinc finger RNA-binding protein isoform X4: MAASNYYGFTHGAGPQYSVQPPPAYAHPTTASYNVQPAPAVAHAVTASYASAPAQPARPVASAYPVAYQTHPAPPDYGYRQPDPTPQPTTTPHTYQLPIYTETDNYSYGRLPPATSYETKQYYQTSIAPAQRTPTEAYYQTGVKSGYSPVSTVYSQPPPPQRHVTTLKPLAPASSVSTSYNIYPVSTSVQQPPISSYTPCSSFSSTAGTYSGVSYSTYDSSGYTSTPSYYQPAQLPPPQPQPPPQQSHSPPKQLTSSSWSNTGSNMVTAPTVNAYKKPMFHQNKLQKPKGPPKQPQLHYCDICKISCAGPQTYREHLEGQKHKKKDAALKSGSAGGSNGPRGIQTQLRCELCDIACTGVDAYAAHIRGAKHQKVVKLHTKLGKPIPSTEPVLVNNAPIISTSTAGKTTPIIVTATDPVAPPKLVVVNATKAPAPVKKPVAPKITLLANKPATPPVAKENEAKQSATASKSETTSDDEDGDGVGRQGNVQPVGHDYVEEVRNDDGKVIRFHCKLCECSFNDPNAKDMHLKGRRHRLQYKKKVNPELPVEIKPSNRARKLQEGKLRKQKQKAVLKRQRDDEQRWHLEMSRYEEGMYWRRREEEQQLYWGEQRHMMAPPPLMSRPGMPVPPLLQPMRRPDSPDDRHIMAKHSTIYPVEEELQAVQRIVSHTERALKLVSVSLLEKEPPEAAPEAAPEAAPEAAPEADAGEKGLDNQAARMLKGVMRVGILAKGLLLHGDRNVELILLAAKKPTLSLLKDIAEQLPXEMAPFSEDQYEVKAHPEEANIVIFSSKEPKMQVTISLTSPLMREDPAPDKEEKAGDKAAEKGVPEKDPADVLNQNKCLEYLAALRHAKWFQARANGLQSCVIIIRVLRDLCQRVPTWGKMPSWAMELLVEKAISSATGPLSPGEAMRRVLECIATGILLPDGPGLLDPCEKHQTDALGSMTKQAREDITASAQHALRLLAFRQIHKVLGMDSLPASKASARNRKRRRDGSETGEGEVKKDKKEDSEEVDA; encoded by the exons CGTTCAGCCTCCACCAGCCTATGCCCATCCCACCACAGCCAGCTACAATGTCCAGCCGGCCCCTGCCGTGGCCCATGCAGTGACTGCCTCCTATGCCTCTGCCCCTGCACAACCAGCCAGGCCCGTTGCCTCTGCCTACCCGGTGGCCTACCAGACCCACCCTGCCCCCCCAGACTATGGCTACCGGCAGCCGGACCCCACGCCccaacccaccaccaccccacataCATACCAGCTACCGATATACACTGAAACG GATAACTACAGTTACGGACGCCTGCCTCCAGCCACTAGTTATGAGACTAAGCAGTACTACCAGACGAGTATAGCTCCAGCCCAGCGGACACCAACAGAAGCTTACTACCAGACAG GCGTGAAGAGTGGCTACAGTCCAGTCAGCACAGTATACAGccagccaccaccaccacagaggcATGTCACAACTTTAAAGCCTCTGGCCCCTGCCAGCTCAGTGTCCACCAGCTACAACATCTACCCAGTGTCCACCAGTGTACAGCAGCCCCCCATCTCGTCTTACACCCCCTGCTCGTCCTTCAGCTCCACAGCTGGCACCTACTCTG GCGTCAGCTACTCTACTTATGATTCAAGTGGTTACACTTCCACCCCCTCGTACTACCAGCCTGCCCagcttcctcctcctcagccccAGCCGCCCCCCCAGCAGTCCCATTCGCCTCCCAAGCAGCTCACCAGCTCCTCCTGGAGCAACACGGGCAGCAACATGGTGACCGCTCCCACGGTCAACGCCTACAAGAAGCCCATGTTCCACCAGAACAAGCTTCAGAAGCCGAAAGGGCCGCCCAAGCAACCCCAGCTGCACTACTGCGACATCTGCAAGATCAGCTGTGCTGGCCCGCAG ACGTATCGAGAGCACCTCGAGGGCCAGAAGCACAAGAAGAAGGATGCAGCTCTGAAGTCTGGCAGCGCGGGGGGGAGCAACGGGCCCCGGGGGATTCAGACCCAGCTACGCTGTGAACTATGTGACATTGCCTGCACTGGCGTAGACGCGTACGCTGCCCATATCCGAGGGGCCAAGCACCAGAAG GTGGTGAAGCTCCACACCAAACTAGGCAAACCTATACCTTCAACTGAGCCTGTTTTAGTGAACAATGCTCCAATTATCTCAACGTCGACAGCTGGGAAGACAACCCCTATCATTGTTACGGCAACTGACCCGGTAGCGCCACCCAAACTAGTGGTCGTAAACGCCACCAAGGCCCCAGCACCTGTGAAGAAGCCAGTCGCACCCAAAATAACCCTTCTTG CCAACAAGCCGGCCACCCCTCCAGTAGCCAAGGAGAATGAGGCCAAGCAGTCAGCAACAGCGTCAAAGAGTGAGACCACGAGTGACGATGAGGACGGGGATGGAGTGGGGAGGCAGGGCAACGTCCAGCCTGTAGGACATGACTATGTGGAGGAG GTGCGTAATGATGATGGGAAGGTAATTCGCTTCCACTGTAAACTCTGTGAATGCAGTTTCAATGACCCCAATGCTAAAGACATGCACCTGAAGGGACGCAGGCACCGACTGCAGTACAAG AAGAAGGTGAACCCAGAGCTGCCGGTGGAGATCAAGCCCAGTAATCGGGCCAGGAAGCTGCAAGAGGGCAAACTGAGGAAACAGAAGCAGAAGGCTGTGCTGAAGAGACAGCGGGATGACGAGCAGCGCTGGCACTTGGAGATGAG CCGCTATGAGGAGGGCATGtactggaggaggagggaggaggagcagcagTTGTACTGGGGGGAGCAGAGGCACATGATGGCCCCCCCTCCGCTCATGAGCCGGCCCGGCATGCCAGTTCCCCCCCTACTG CAACCTATGCGTCGGCCGGACTCCCCAGACGACCGCCACATCATGGCCAAACACTCCACCATCTACCCTGTGGAGGAGGAGCTGCAGGCGGTGCAGAGGATCGTCTCCCACACTGAGAGAGCCCTCAAACTGGTGTCTGTCTCCCTGCTGGAGAAAGAGCCTCCAGAGGCTGCTCCAGAGGCTGCTCCAGAGGCTGCTCCAGAGGCTGCTCCAGAGGCTGATGCTGGAGAGAAAGG ACTGGACAACCAGGCGGCCCGTATGCTGAAGGGGGTGATGAGGGTGGGCATCCTGGCCAAGGGCCTGCTGCTCCATGGGGATAGGAACGTGGAGCTCATTCTGCTGGCTGCCAAGAAGCCCACCCTCTCTCTGCTGAAGGACATCGCTGAGCAGCTGCCCARAGAAATGGCG CCATTTTCTGAAGATCAGTATGAGGTGAAGGCTCACCCTGAGGAAGCCAACATCGTGATTTTTTCGAGCAAGGAGCCAAAAATGCAGGTCACCATCTCTCTAACCTCGCCACTGATGAGGGAGGACCCTGCCCCTGACAAGGAGGAAAAGGCAGGAGACAAAGCGGCTGAGAAAG GGGTGCCTGAGAAAGACCCTGCTGATGTTCTGAACCAGAACAAGTGCCTGGAATACCTAGCTGCTCTGAGACACGCCAAGTGGTTCCAG GCTCGTGCCAATGGTCTTCAGTCCTGTGTGATCATCATTCGAGTGTTACGGGATCTTTGCCAGCGAGTGCCAACCTGGGGCAAGATGCCATCCTGG GCTATGGAGCTGCTGGTAGAGAAGGCCATCAGCAGTGCCACAGGGCCCCTCAGCCCAGGGGAAGCCATGCGTAGGGTCCTGGAATGTATCGCTACTGGCATCCTACTGCCAG ATGGTCCTGGGCTGCTGGACCCCTGTGAGAAACACCAAACCGATGCTCTGGGGAGCATGACCAAACAAGCCAGGGAAGACATTACTGCCAGCGCACAG CATGCTCTACGACTGCTGGCGTTCCGTCAGATCCACAAGGTTCTGGGGATGGACTCCCTGCCGGCGTCCAAGGCCAGCGCTCGGAACCGCAAGCGCAGACGGGACGGGAGCGAGACGGGAGAGGGGGAGGTCAAGAAAGACAAGAAGGAGGATTCAGAAGAGGTGGATGCTTGA